A portion of the Streptomyces sp. NBC_01335 genome contains these proteins:
- a CDS encoding ABC transporter substrate-binding protein, with product MTARTIRCTPAMSRLAAVGSLAVAGALILTGCGDQTGSSDKADSSAPLVDLLPQAIREKGEIKVGSDIAYPPVEFKGDDGRTIGIDPDLADALGKQLGVKFVFQNGTFDTLLTGLRSKRYDLAMSAMTDTKNRQDGVDPETNKKVGEGVDFVDYFTAGVSIYTKKGDDKGITTWADLCGKKMVVQRGTVSHDLAKAESAKCGAKGEISIEAFDNDLEAQTRLRAGGADAGSSDFPVAAYAVKTSGGGKDFQLVGEQVEAAPYGIAVAKGNDKLTKAIQSALDAIIKDGTYQKVITKWGVDAGAVTEAKINGGS from the coding sequence ATGACCGCTCGCACCATCCGCTGTACGCCCGCCATGTCCCGTCTGGCTGCGGTGGGCTCCCTCGCGGTCGCCGGCGCGCTGATCCTGACCGGCTGCGGAGACCAGACCGGCTCCTCGGACAAGGCGGACTCCTCCGCCCCGCTCGTCGACCTCCTGCCCCAGGCGATCAGGGAGAAGGGCGAGATCAAGGTCGGCTCCGACATCGCCTACCCGCCGGTCGAGTTCAAGGGCGACGACGGCCGGACCATCGGCATCGACCCCGACCTCGCCGACGCGCTGGGCAAGCAGCTCGGGGTGAAGTTCGTCTTCCAGAACGGCACCTTCGACACCCTGCTCACGGGGCTGCGTTCGAAGCGCTACGACCTGGCCATGTCGGCCATGACCGACACCAAGAACCGCCAGGACGGCGTCGACCCCGAGACGAACAAGAAGGTCGGCGAAGGCGTCGACTTCGTCGACTACTTCACCGCCGGTGTCTCCATCTACACCAAGAAGGGCGACGACAAGGGCATCACCACCTGGGCGGACCTCTGCGGCAAGAAGATGGTCGTCCAGCGCGGCACGGTCTCCCACGACCTCGCCAAGGCCGAGAGCGCCAAGTGCGGCGCCAAGGGCGAGATCTCCATCGAGGCGTTCGACAACGACCTGGAGGCCCAGACCCGGCTGCGCGCCGGCGGCGCCGACGCCGGTTCCTCCGACTTCCCGGTCGCCGCCTACGCGGTCAAGACCTCCGGCGGCGGCAAGGACTTCCAGCTCGTCGGCGAGCAGGTCGAGGCGGCCCCGTACGGCATCGCCGTCGCCAAGGGCAACGACAAGCTCACCAAGGCCATCCAGTCGGCCCTGGACGCGATCATCAAGGACGGCACGTACCAGAAGGTCATCACCAAGTGGGGCGTGGACGCGGGCGCGGTCACCGAGGCCAAGATCAACGGCGGCTCCTGA
- a CDS encoding CGNR zinc finger domain-containing protein: MELAYYSDYAVRLVNTEEPARNKDALTSVDAVRELFAGNAQAARRATDADVTRFRSVRGRLRAVFEAADGGDETLAVDLLNSLLLEFPVSPQISGHDTLDGTGKPDWHMHLADHPSNATAGYAAIAAMGLAFHLTTHGVDRLGLCEAPPCRNAYLDTSTNRSRRYCSDRCATRANVAAYRARKRLEADRSAGNGRTAEATQPSTPSGDR; the protein is encoded by the coding sequence GTGGAACTGGCCTATTACTCGGACTACGCCGTGCGTCTGGTCAACACCGAGGAGCCGGCCCGCAACAAGGACGCGCTCACCTCCGTCGACGCCGTCCGCGAGCTCTTCGCCGGGAACGCTCAGGCCGCCCGGCGGGCGACCGACGCCGACGTGACCCGCTTCCGTTCCGTACGGGGCCGGCTGCGCGCCGTCTTCGAGGCCGCGGACGGGGGTGACGAGACCCTCGCGGTCGACCTGCTGAACTCCCTGCTGCTGGAGTTCCCCGTCAGCCCGCAGATCTCCGGCCACGACACCCTGGACGGCACCGGGAAGCCGGACTGGCACATGCACCTGGCGGACCATCCGTCCAACGCCACCGCCGGGTACGCCGCCATCGCCGCCATGGGGCTCGCCTTCCACCTCACCACCCACGGGGTGGACCGGCTGGGCCTCTGCGAGGCACCGCCGTGCCGCAACGCCTACCTGGACACCTCCACCAACCGGTCGCGGCGGTACTGCTCCGACCGCTGTGCGACCCGCGCCAACGTGGCCGCCTACCGGGCCCGCAAACGCCTGGAGGCCGACCGGTCCGCCGGCAACGGCCGCACCGCCGAGGCCACCCAGCCCAGCACCCCCAGCGGCGACCGCTGA
- a CDS encoding amino acid ABC transporter permease, producing MIDIDKTEPADTPPAPAAGPEPIKAVPVRHYGRYVAAVVVLGLLASLVYAFSQGDINWGAIPDYFFNDQILEGVRNTVVITLLAMVIGIVLGVVLAVMRLSKNPVTSSVAWGYIWFFRGTPVYVQLLVWFNLGLVFKYIDLGPIYKDEWSSFMTPFLCALLGLGLNEAAYMAEICRAGLQSVDEGQTEAAHALGMTHGRTLRRIVVPQAMRVIVPPTGNEVINMLKTSSLAVAVQYGELLRSTQNVSQSSGATVEMLFLAAVWYMVATSVLSIGQYYLERHFARGSSRSLPPTPFQRVKANVLSLSRPKGGVA from the coding sequence GTGATTGACATCGACAAGACGGAGCCCGCGGACACCCCGCCGGCTCCGGCTGCCGGGCCCGAGCCGATCAAGGCCGTCCCGGTACGCCACTACGGCAGGTACGTCGCCGCGGTCGTGGTCCTGGGCCTGCTCGCCTCCCTCGTCTACGCCTTCTCGCAGGGCGACATCAACTGGGGCGCGATACCGGACTACTTCTTCAACGACCAGATCCTCGAAGGCGTCAGGAACACCGTCGTCATCACCCTGCTGGCCATGGTGATCGGCATCGTCCTCGGCGTCGTGCTCGCGGTGATGCGGCTCTCCAAGAACCCGGTGACCTCGTCCGTCGCCTGGGGCTACATCTGGTTCTTCCGCGGCACCCCGGTCTACGTACAACTGCTCGTCTGGTTCAACCTCGGCCTCGTCTTCAAGTACATCGACCTCGGGCCGATCTACAAGGACGAGTGGTCGTCCTTCATGACCCCGTTCCTCTGCGCGCTGCTCGGCCTCGGCCTCAACGAGGCCGCGTACATGGCCGAGATCTGCCGCGCCGGCCTCCAGTCCGTCGACGAGGGCCAGACCGAGGCGGCGCACGCGCTGGGCATGACCCACGGCAGGACGCTGCGCCGGATCGTCGTCCCGCAGGCGATGCGCGTCATCGTGCCGCCCACGGGCAACGAGGTCATCAACATGCTCAAGACCTCCTCGCTCGCGGTCGCCGTCCAGTACGGCGAACTGCTGCGCTCCACCCAGAACGTCTCCCAGTCCTCCGGCGCCACCGTGGAGATGCTCTTCCTCGCGGCGGTCTGGTACATGGTGGCGACCTCGGTGCTGAGCATCGGCCAGTACTACCTGGAGCGCCACTTCGCCCGCGGGTCGAGCCGCAGCCTCCCGCCCACCCCGTTCCAGAGGGTCAAGGCCAACGTGCTGTCCCTGAGCCGTCCCAAGGGAGGCGTCGCATGA
- the sodX gene encoding nickel-type superoxide dismutase maturation protease: MAEPAQGPGDGRAAGVRFQVVEVTGPSMVPTLYHGDRLLVQYGAPVRPGDVVILRHPFQQDLLVVKRATERRPGGWWVLADNTFAGGDSTVYGTVPEDLVLARAHLRFRPLRKDQRSPLGVLGWVASAVRPLPADRSASRRLRAR, translated from the coding sequence ATGGCGGAACCGGCGCAGGGGCCCGGGGACGGGCGGGCGGCAGGGGTGCGGTTTCAGGTGGTGGAGGTGACGGGGCCCTCGATGGTGCCGACGCTCTACCACGGTGACCGGCTCCTGGTGCAGTACGGGGCGCCGGTGCGTCCGGGGGACGTGGTGATTCTGCGCCATCCCTTCCAGCAGGATCTGCTGGTGGTGAAGCGGGCCACCGAGCGCCGCCCGGGCGGCTGGTGGGTGCTGGCGGACAACACGTTCGCGGGCGGCGACAGCACGGTGTACGGGACCGTCCCGGAGGATCTCGTCCTCGCCCGGGCGCATCTGCGGTTCCGGCCGTTGCGGAAGGATCAGCGGTCGCCGCTGGGGGTGCTGGGCTGGGTGGCCTCGGCGGTGCGGCCGTTGCCGGCGGACCGGTCGGCCTCCAGGCGTTTGCGGGCCCGGTAG
- a CDS encoding amino acid ABC transporter ATP-binding protein, with translation MVKSEGVHKSYGASHVLKGIDLEVAPGEVFCLIGPSGSGKSTFLRCINHLEKINAGRLSVDGELVGYREHGGRLYELRDSEVALRRRDIGMVFQRFNLFPHMTAIENVMEAPVQVLRESRAVARERAERLLDRVGLSDKQDSYPSQLSGGQQQRVAIARALAMQPKLMLFDEPTSALDPELVGDVLDVMRGLAEEGMTMIVVTHEMGFAREVGDALVFMDDGVVVEAGHPRDVLTNPRHERTQAFLSKVL, from the coding sequence ATGGTGAAGTCCGAGGGCGTCCACAAGTCCTACGGCGCCTCGCACGTCCTCAAGGGCATCGACCTGGAGGTCGCCCCCGGGGAGGTCTTCTGCCTGATCGGACCGTCCGGTTCCGGCAAGTCGACCTTCCTGCGGTGCATCAACCACCTGGAGAAGATCAACGCCGGACGGCTCTCCGTCGACGGCGAACTCGTCGGCTACCGCGAGCACGGCGGCCGGCTCTACGAGCTCAGGGACAGCGAAGTCGCCCTGCGGCGCCGGGACATCGGCATGGTCTTCCAGCGCTTCAACCTCTTCCCGCACATGACGGCCATCGAGAACGTCATGGAGGCCCCGGTCCAGGTCCTGCGCGAATCCAGGGCCGTCGCCCGCGAGCGCGCGGAGCGGCTGCTGGACCGGGTCGGCCTCTCCGACAAGCAGGACAGCTACCCCTCGCAGCTCTCCGGCGGGCAGCAGCAGCGGGTCGCCATCGCCCGCGCCCTGGCCATGCAGCCCAAGCTGATGCTCTTCGACGAGCCCACCTCCGCGCTCGACCCGGAGCTGGTCGGCGACGTCCTGGACGTCATGCGCGGACTGGCCGAGGAGGGCATGACGATGATCGTCGTCACCCACGAGATGGGCTTCGCCCGCGAGGTCGGCGACGCGCTCGTCTTCATGGACGACGGCGTGGTCGTCGAAGCCGGCCACCCGAGGGACGTGCTGACGAACCCGCGGCACGAGCGGACGCAGGCGTTCCTCTCCAAGGTGCTGTAG
- a CDS encoding class I SAM-dependent methyltransferase — protein MPDREERFRIMLDMVEAVVGPEPSVLDLACGTGSITDRLLRRFPKATSTGVDLDPALLAIARGTFDGDDRVTLVTADLKDPAWTAALPRTSYDAVLTATALHWFHREPLAVLYRQVGELVREGGVFMNADHMTDASTPRLNAAERAHRHAGMDRAKAAGALDWAEWWGEAAKDPALAGPTAERFAIYGDHADGEAPSADWHARTLRASGFGEARTVWASPSDAVVLALK, from the coding sequence ATGCCGGACCGCGAGGAGCGCTTCCGGATCATGCTCGACATGGTCGAGGCCGTGGTCGGCCCCGAGCCGAGCGTGCTCGATCTCGCCTGCGGTACGGGAAGTATTACGGACCGGCTGCTGCGCCGGTTCCCGAAGGCCACCAGCACCGGCGTGGATCTCGACCCCGCGCTGCTCGCCATCGCCCGCGGCACCTTCGACGGCGACGACCGGGTCACCCTCGTCACCGCGGACCTCAAGGACCCCGCGTGGACGGCGGCGCTGCCCCGTACCTCGTACGACGCGGTACTCACGGCCACCGCGCTCCACTGGTTCCACCGTGAGCCGCTCGCCGTGCTCTACCGGCAGGTCGGCGAACTGGTGCGGGAGGGTGGGGTGTTCATGAACGCGGACCACATGACCGACGCGTCCACTCCCCGCCTCAACGCGGCCGAACGCGCCCACCGGCACGCCGGGATGGACCGGGCCAAGGCGGCGGGCGCGCTCGACTGGGCCGAGTGGTGGGGCGAGGCAGCGAAGGACCCGGCGCTCGCCGGACCGACCGCCGAGCGGTTCGCGATCTACGGCGACCACGCCGACGGGGAGGCCCCCTCGGCGGACTGGCACGCCCGTACGCTGCGCGCGTCCGGCTTCGGCGAGGCGCGGACGGTCTGGGCCTCGCCCTCCGACGCGGTGGTGCTCGCGCTGAAGTGA
- the sodN gene encoding superoxide dismutase, Ni, with protein MLSRLFAPKVKVSAHCDLPCGVYDPAQARIEAESVKAVQEKYQANEDADFRTRSVLIKEQRAELAKHHVSVLWSDYFKAPHFEKYPQLHQLVNDTLKALSAAKASNDPATGQKALDLIAEIDKIFWETKKA; from the coding sequence ATGCTCTCCCGCCTGTTTGCCCCCAAGGTGAAGGTCAGCGCCCACTGCGACCTGCCCTGCGGTGTGTACGACCCGGCCCAGGCCCGCATCGAGGCGGAGTCCGTCAAGGCCGTCCAGGAGAAGTACCAGGCCAACGAGGACGCGGACTTCCGCACCCGCTCGGTCCTGATCAAGGAACAGCGTGCGGAGCTCGCGAAGCACCACGTCTCCGTGCTCTGGAGCGACTACTTCAAGGCCCCGCACTTCGAGAAGTACCCCCAGCTGCACCAGCTGGTCAACGACACCCTGAAGGCGCTCTCCGCCGCCAAGGCGTCGAACGACCCGGCCACGGGCCAGAAGGCTCTGGACCTGATCGCCGAGATCGACAAGATCTTCTGGGAGACCAAGAAGGCCTGA
- a CDS encoding SigE family RNA polymerase sigma factor encodes MRTDEDAALHAFVESRRTALFRSAYLLCGDRHEAEDLVQTALVKVVVGGRRHGRLDNIEAYARKTLVNTFIASRRRFWRREQPYGELPDRAAGQEDSDTGLQVRAALARLTARQRAVLVLRYWEDLSVEATADLLGMRQNTVKSHAARGLAALRAGMTEELV; translated from the coding sequence ATGCGGACGGACGAGGATGCCGCGCTGCACGCCTTCGTGGAGAGCCGGCGCACCGCGCTGTTCCGCAGCGCCTATCTGCTGTGCGGCGACCGGCACGAGGCCGAGGACCTGGTGCAGACGGCGCTCGTGAAGGTGGTGGTCGGCGGCCGGCGGCACGGGCGGCTCGACAACATCGAGGCGTACGCGCGCAAGACGCTGGTCAACACCTTCATCGCGTCCCGCCGAAGGTTCTGGCGGCGGGAGCAGCCGTACGGCGAACTGCCCGACCGCGCGGCCGGCCAGGAGGACAGCGACACCGGCCTCCAGGTACGGGCGGCGCTCGCCCGGCTCACGGCCAGACAGCGTGCGGTGCTGGTCCTCCGTTACTGGGAGGACCTGAGCGTCGAGGCCACGGCGGACCTGCTCGGAATGCGGCAGAACACGGTCAAGAGCCATGCGGCTCGGGGATTGGCGGCGCTGCGCGCCGGGATGACGGAGGAATTGGTGTGA